From Bifidobacteriaceae bacterium:
TTGCGCTGGTCGCGGGGGCTGCCCGGTTTCCGCCGCGACGCCGCCCCCCACCGCCCAACGACACCACCCAACCGGTGGTGTCGTTCACAGGTGAGTTTGGTCGGTGCCCCTCCGGTGCCCGTCGGTGTTTGCGCTGGTCGGAGGGCTGGCAGGTTTCCGCCGCGACGCCGCCCCCCACCGCCCGACGACACCACCCGACGGGTGGTGTCGTTCGCGGGTGAACCTACGCGTCGTCCCTCCGGCGCCCGTCGGCGTTTGCCCTGGTAGGAGGGCTGGCCGGTTTCCGCCGCGGCGCCAGCCCCCACCGCCCGACGACACCACCTAACCGGTGGTGTCGTTCACGGGTGGGCTTGGTCGGTGCCCCTCTGGTGCCCGCCGGTGTTTGCCCCGGTCGCGCGGCTGGCCGGTTGCCTGCGCGGCGCCGGCCCCACCGCCCAACGACACCACCCGTCCGGTGGTGTCGCTCACGGGTGAACCTACGCGGCGCCCATCTGGCGCCCGTCGGTGTTTGCGCTGGTAGGAGGGCTGGCCGGTTTTCGCCGCGACGCCGGCCCCCACCGCTGAGCGACACCACCTAACCGGTGGTGTCGCTCACGGGTGCACCTGCGGCGGTCGGCCGGTCGTTTACCAGTGGAACGCGGCCGCCAAACGGCCGAATAGCTGGCCCGGATCGCCGAGATCGCGAGTGGCGGCCTCGACAATGGTCCAACCGCCCCGCTGCAACTCGCCGCGTCGACGCATGTCCGCCTTGACTTGGGCCGGGTCGGAGAAGTGGTCGGAGCCCTGGTACTCGAGGTCAATCCATTGGTCGGGCCAGCAAAGGTCGAGGTAACGGCGGCTGCCCGCGACTTCAACCTCCAAATTGACTGCGGGTTCGGGGAAGCCGGCCTCCATGACGGCGAGTCGGATCTGCGTCTCGGGCAGCGAATCCGTGCCTGCCCGGACGGCGGCGAAAGCCGCCCGGATCAGCCTCGTCCCAGGGCTGGGGGCGAGCCGGGCCATATGCCGGCCGAAATCCGCCAACGATGTGGGCGCTTGTTGGCGCCGGACCAGGACGTCGCCCATTTGCACCGCCTGCAGCCAGGCTCGGCGCCTTTCTGTGTTGAATCGTCCCCGCTGAATGGGAAGGAGTTGGGGGTCGATCTCCCATGGATCCCTTAGGGCTAAGTGCCGGACGGCATCGACCCAGCATTGGCGCAGATCGGCCACGGGAATTTGACCCGGCGTGAGCCATGCGGCCGGTGGCTCGCCGTTGAACAGGTGAGTCACAACTCCGGGGCGCCTGTGCCGCCGACCGGCTCCTTTGGGCATTAGCAAGTGGACGTTCGCGGCGGCCTCGCGTTCGTTTCGGGCGGGCAGGGGCAGGCCCGCGAGGGCGAAGCCCGTCACCCCGGTGGCCATTGAGCCGGGTGGCGCCGCCGCGAGCGCCGCGCTGACCCTGTTGACGAGCGAGTCCGGGTCGTCGCCCGGCTCCAGGTAGAAGCCAACGGCCATCCGCGTCCCCTCGCGCCGCACTTGACGCGCCTGCCAGTCGGTCAAACCCGCCGTCTCCCTGATCGCGTTCATTGACCCAATATTCACCTCGGAGCCGCCACAAGAGACCCTCGCGGCGGCTTGTCTCACCGCTGGCCGACACCACCCGGCCGGTGGTGTCGTTCGCGGATGTGCCGTGGCGCTTGCAGTTCCCGGGCCATCGGCGTTTGCGCTGGTCAGCTGGATGGGCGGGTCCGGCCGCGGCGGCCGGGGTCACCTGGGAACGACACCACCAAGCTGGTGGAGTCGACGAGCGGCGCGAAGGGCGGCCCTTGAAGGATGGACGCCCGTCAAGACCCCCAGGCTGAAGGGGAGACACCGCAGCCGGGATCGCTAGCGAAGTCAAGCCGACGGCCCCCTCGCATAGGGCGCGGAACAGCCTGCGCATCGAGCGTTCCGACCATGTGAGCGACGGCCCCCTCGCATAGGGCGCGGAAAGGCGCCAGCAGGCGCGCCCGGTCCCGAGTCCTCTTGACGTCGAGTAAAATAGAGAAAAGCGCGGTGCATACAGCCCAAGTCAAGGCTCGAACGAGGAATGAGAAGAATGACGAAAATAAAGGTTGCGGCTCCGGTGGTCGAACTCGATGGCGATGAGATGACCCGGATCATCTGGCACTTCATCAAGGATCGCCTGATCCTTCCCTATCTGGACATCGACCTGAGGTACTACGACCTGTCGATTGAGAACCGCGACGCGACCAACGACCAAGTCACGGTCGACTCGGCGAATGCGATCAAGCAGCACGGCGTGGGCGTCAAGTGCGCCACGATCACCCCGGACGAGGCGCGGGTGCAGGAGTTCGGGCTGAAGAAGATGTGGAAGTCGCCCAACGGCACGATCCGCAACATTCTGGGCGGCGTGGTTTTCCGCGAGCCGATCATCATCTCGAACGTGCCCCGGTTGGTGCCGGGCTGGACCAAGCCGATCGTGATCGGCCGCCACGCTTTCGGCGACCAGTACAAGGCGACCGACTACCGGACCGACAAGGGCGGCAAAGTAATGCTGTCCTTCATCCCGGACGACGGCTCCAAACCAGTCGAACTTGAGGTGGTGCGCCTCCCGGAGGAGGGCGGCGTCATCCTGGGGCAATACAACTTCACGGACTCAATCAGGGACTTCGCGCGGGCTTGCTTCGCCTACGGGCTCCAGCGCGGCTACCCCGTCTACCTGTCGACCAAGAACACCATCCTGAAAAGGTACGACGGCGCGTTCAAGGACATCTTCGCAGCCATCTACGAGGACGAATACAAAGCCCGGTTCGAGGCGGCCGGCCTCATCTACGAGCACCGCCTGATCGACGACATGGTCGCCAGCGCCCTCAAATGGGAGGGCGGCTACCTGTGGGCGTGTAAGAACTACGACGGCGACGTGCAGTCAGACACGGTGGCTCAGGGCTTCGGATCGCTGGGTCTGATGACGTCCGTGCTGATGACCCCGGACGGCAAGACGGTG
This genomic window contains:
- a CDS encoding NADP-dependent isocitrate dehydrogenase, whose amino-acid sequence is MTKIKVAAPVVELDGDEMTRIIWHFIKDRLILPYLDIDLRYYDLSIENRDATNDQVTVDSANAIKQHGVGVKCATITPDEARVQEFGLKKMWKSPNGTIRNILGGVVFREPIIISNVPRLVPGWTKPIVIGRHAFGDQYKATDYRTDKGGKVMLSFIPDDGSKPVELEVVRLPEEGGVILGQYNFTDSIRDFARACFAYGLQRGYPVYLSTKNTILKRYDGAFKDIFAAIYEDEYKARFEAAGLIYEHRLIDDMVASALKWEGGYLWACKNYDGDVQSDTVAQGFGSLGLMTSVLMTPDGKTVEAEAAHGTVTRHYRLHQQGKPTSTNPIASIFAWTGGLKHRGKLDSTPEVTGFAEALEDTIIKTVESGQMTKDLAMLIGPDQPWLTTEDFLAALDEGLQARLAV